In the genome of Afifella aestuarii, one region contains:
- a CDS encoding aspartate carbamoyltransferase catalytic subunit, with product MTPASSFPHQHLLGIEGLSPLEIGSLLDLAEEQIAVSRQIEKKKQTLRGRTQINLFFEASTRTQSSFELAGKRLGADVMNMAVSSSSVKKGETLIDTAMTLNAMRPDILVVRHHAAGAVELLAQKVECSVINAGDGAHEHPTQALLDALTIRRHKGRLDGLTVAICGDIRHSRVARSNILLLMVMGARIRLIAPSTLLPSNIECYGADVFNDMRTGLKDADVVMMLRLQRERMTAAYVPSIREYFRYYGLDEEKLALARPDALVMHPGPMNRGVEIDPLVADGPQSVIREQVEMGVAVRMAVLEALAQHLPNH from the coding sequence ATGACCCCAGCATCCTCTTTCCCCCATCAGCACCTTCTCGGTATTGAAGGGCTGTCTCCGCTCGAGATCGGTTCGCTTTTAGATCTCGCTGAGGAGCAAATCGCCGTCTCTCGCCAGATCGAAAAGAAGAAGCAGACCCTGCGCGGACGCACGCAGATCAATCTGTTCTTCGAGGCGTCGACACGAACGCAATCGAGTTTCGAGCTCGCAGGCAAACGGCTCGGCGCCGATGTCATGAACATGGCCGTCTCGTCTTCCTCCGTGAAGAAGGGCGAGACCCTGATCGACACGGCGATGACCTTGAACGCCATGCGACCGGACATTCTGGTGGTCCGCCATCATGCGGCGGGCGCCGTCGAGCTTCTCGCGCAGAAAGTCGAATGCTCGGTAATCAACGCTGGCGACGGTGCCCACGAGCATCCCACGCAAGCGCTCCTCGATGCTCTCACGATCCGCCGCCACAAAGGCCGCCTCGACGGGCTCACCGTCGCGATCTGCGGCGACATTCGTCATTCGCGCGTCGCACGCTCCAACATCCTGCTGCTCATGGTGATGGGCGCACGGATCCGGCTGATCGCGCCGTCGACATTGCTGCCGTCCAACATCGAATGCTACGGCGCGGACGTCTTCAACGACATGCGCACCGGCCTCAAGGACGCCGACGTCGTCATGATGCTGCGCCTCCAGCGGGAGCGCATGACCGCCGCTTACGTCCCGAGCATCCGAGAGTATTTCCGCTATTACGGGCTCGACGAGGAAAAGCTCGCCCTCGCCCGCCCGGATGCGCTGGTCATGCATCCAGGCCCGATGAATCGCGGCGTTGAGATCGATCCACTCGTCGCCGATGGCCCCCAAAGCGTGATCCGCGAACAAGTGGAGATGGGCGTGGCCGTGCGAATGGCCGTCCTCGAAGCCCTCGCCCAACACCTGCCCAATCACTGA
- a CDS encoding isovaleryl-CoA dehydrogenase — MTETMNPGRDATHAVFNQTPPRINLDLFQTDPLLDLMCAGFADPIRENLQQNGRFWGSGEAREFARLANSDLPELKRYDAWGRRINEVEFHPAYHALMRRSVASGLHCSVWERGGEEEPVRHRARAARLYMTAQAECGHICPMTMTNASIASLRHSPDLLSEWGPRLLSRTYDRASRNPAEKQGVTIGMGMTEKQGGTDVRQNRTHAEPTNQGFHRLTGHKWFMSAPMSDAFLVLAQTENGLSCFLMPRFLPDGTANAIRFERLKDKLGNRSNASSEAEFDGAHAWMVGEEGKGVRTIIEMVTYTRLDCAVASTGLMRAGLAEAVHHCRHRHVFGSELLDKPLMQRVLCDLTLDLAAAVALSFRLAEAFDLAADRPEEEAFARLMTPVAKYWICKSAQPFLAETMECLGGNGYVEESIMPRLVREAPVNAIWEGSGNVMALDVLRVLGRDPQILAMVLENFRQELGHNGRAAVDVLAAAAEVAMEDEGSARVLTEQLALTAAAAALRRDFPPVFADAFIETRLGRPWRSTYGMLDRRFNMRALLDYAFPEP, encoded by the coding sequence ATGACAGAGACAATGAATCCGGGCCGGGATGCCACGCATGCGGTGTTCAATCAGACGCCGCCGCGCATCAATCTTGACCTGTTTCAAACGGACCCGCTCCTCGATCTGATGTGCGCCGGGTTCGCCGATCCGATCCGCGAGAATCTGCAGCAGAACGGCCGCTTCTGGGGGAGCGGCGAGGCCCGCGAATTCGCTCGCCTCGCCAACAGCGATCTGCCGGAATTGAAGCGTTACGATGCCTGGGGCCGGCGCATCAACGAGGTCGAATTCCATCCGGCCTATCACGCCTTGATGCGTCGCTCGGTCGCTTCGGGCCTGCATTGCTCGGTCTGGGAGCGCGGCGGCGAGGAAGAACCCGTCCGCCACCGGGCCCGTGCCGCTCGGCTCTATATGACTGCGCAGGCCGAGTGCGGGCATATTTGTCCGATGACGATGACGAATGCGTCGATCGCGAGCTTGCGCCACAGCCCGGATCTCTTGAGCGAATGGGGACCGCGGCTCCTGTCGCGTACCTACGACCGTGCCTCGCGCAATCCTGCCGAAAAGCAGGGCGTGACGATCGGCATGGGCATGACGGAAAAGCAGGGCGGCACGGATGTGCGCCAGAACCGCACCCATGCAGAGCCGACGAACCAAGGCTTCCACCGTTTGACGGGCCACAAATGGTTTATGTCGGCCCCGATGTCGGATGCCTTCCTCGTCCTAGCACAGACTGAAAACGGCTTGAGCTGCTTCCTGATGCCGCGTTTTCTGCCGGACGGAACGGCGAACGCCATCCGCTTCGAGCGCTTGAAGGACAAGCTCGGCAATCGCTCCAACGCCTCGTCGGAGGCGGAATTCGATGGCGCTCATGCCTGGATGGTGGGCGAAGAAGGCAAGGGCGTGCGAACCATCATCGAAATGGTGACCTATACGCGCCTCGATTGCGCTGTCGCCTCGACCGGGCTCATGCGCGCCGGGCTTGCCGAAGCCGTCCACCATTGTCGCCACCGCCATGTCTTTGGTTCAGAACTTCTCGATAAGCCTCTGATGCAGAGGGTTTTGTGCGATCTGACGCTGGATCTTGCCGCGGCAGTCGCTTTGTCCTTCCGTCTTGCGGAAGCTTTCGATCTTGCCGCCGACAGGCCCGAGGAAGAAGCCTTCGCGCGGTTGATGACACCGGTCGCAAAATACTGGATCTGCAAATCGGCGCAGCCCTTCCTGGCCGAGACGATGGAGTGCCTCGGCGGCAATGGCTATGTCGAGGAAAGCATCATGCCGCGCCTGGTGCGTGAGGCGCCGGTCAATGCCATCTGGGAAGGTTCCGGCAACGTCATGGCGCTCGACGTTCTGCGCGTACTGGGCCGCGATCCTCAGATCCTGGCGATGGTTCTTGAGAACTTCCGTCAGGAACTCGGCCACAACGGTCGCGCAGCGGTCGATGTGCTCGCGGCGGCAGCCGAGGTCGCCATGGAGGACGAAGGAAGCGCGCGTGTGCTGACCGAGCAATTGGCGCTGACGGCAGCTGCGGCCGCGCTCCGACGCGATTTCCCGCCCGTCTTCGCCGATGCCTTCATCGAGACGCGGCTCGGGCGGCCCTGGCGCTCGACCTATGGAATGTTGGACCGGCGCTTCAACATGCGGGCGCTCCTGGATTATGCGTTTCCGGAGCCTTGA